In Cicer arietinum cultivar CDC Frontier isolate Library 1 chromosome 7, Cicar.CDCFrontier_v2.0, whole genome shotgun sequence, a single window of DNA contains:
- the LOC101488469 gene encoding histone deacetylase 5 → MESDSDESRRSKNNVQRHVALLYDERMCKHFNPEDVNHPETPNRIRAIWNKLQTSGITDRCVILDAKEAEDKYLESVHSKNHVKLIKNISSKNLNSQKRSASKLNSIYFNEGSTESAYLAAGSTIEVAKRVASKEFRSAAAIVRPPGHHAEQNEAMGFCLFNNVAIAASYLLDESPAFGVKKILIVDWDVHHGNGTQKMFWNDSRVLFFSVHRHEFGSFYPSSDDGFYNMIGEGAGAGYNINVPWENGRCGDADYFAVWDHVLLPVAKEFKPDIIIVSAGFDAAVGDPLGGCRVTPFGYSVLLKKLMNFAEGRIVLVLEGGYNLDSIAKSMHACLEVLLEDKPLIESSSEAYPFESTWRVIQAVRQELSPFWPTLACELPQSIIGQVAPPPHTLFSSSDSETEDEKAPLKFKNIAELLEDVIKPFSTLKVDADGETDASWRSESSNVYLWYASYGSNMWRPRFDCYIAGGQVEGMQKPCSGSVNSTLPEEILWKTFPCHIFFGRESSCSWGPGGVAFLNPVQNSQHKTYMCLYKISLEQFNDILFQENGLSLTAGSSLFDITTLNAISTKEFSTQEVVKDGWYGNVVYLGKEQDIPIITMTCSHLDIEHFKCGKLPVCAPNKSYANTLIKGLVEGEQLSKAEAIAHIEAAAKSFDLPCIYS, encoded by the exons ATGGAGTCTGACAGCGACGAGAGTAGACGAAGCAAAAACAACGTTCAACGACACGTAGCTTTACTCTATGACGAGAGGATGTGTAAACACTTCAATCCAGAAGACGTTAACCATCCTGAAACTCCAAATCGCATTAGGGCTATTTGGAACAAGCTTCAAACCTCTGGCATTACCGATCG ATGTGTGATTTTGGATGCTAAAGAAGCCGAAGACAAATATTTAGAATCAGTTCATTCTAAAAATCATGTGAAACTGATTAAGAACATCAgctcaaaaaatttgaattcgCAGAAGCGTAGTGCGTCTAAACTTAATTCTATATACTTCAATGAAGGTTCAACAGAATCTGCCTATCTTGCTGCCGGCTCCACTATAGAG GTTGCTAAAAGAGTAGCAAGCAAGGAATTCCGTTCTGCTGCTGCTATTGTTAGGCCTCCAGGTCACCATGCAGAGCAAAATGAAGCCATGGGATTTTGTCTGTTCAACAATGTGGCAATTGCTGCATCTTATCTCTTAGATGAAAGT CCAGCATTCGGtgtaaagaaaattttaattgttgactGGGACGTCCATCATGGAAATGGTACTCAAAAGATGTTTTGGAATGATTCTCGAGTGTTATTCTTCTCCGTTCACAG GCATGAATTTGGGAGTTTTTATCCGTCTAGTGATGATGGCTTCTATAACATGATTGGAGAAGGAGCAGGTGCTGGATACAATATAAATGTTCCATGGGAGAATGGTAGATGCGGTGATGCAGACTATTTTGCAGTGTGGGACCACGTCTTGCTCCCTGTTGCCAAAGAATTTAAACCAGACATAATAATAGTTTCTGCTGGATTTGATGCAG CTGTTGGAGACCCTTTGGGTGGATGCCGTGTCACACCATTTGGTTATTCTGTTCTGTTGAAGAAG TTGATGAATTTTGCCGAAGGTAGGATTGTACTGGTTTTAGAAGGAGGGTATAATCTTGACTCGATTGCAAAGTCAATGCATGCTTGTTTAGAGGTTTTGCTTGAAGACAAACCTCTTATTGAATCTTCTTCAGAAGCCTATCCATTTGAGTCTACATGGCGTGTGATCCAAGCG GTTCGCCAGGAATTAAGTCCCTTTTGGCCTACGCTTGCGTGTGAATTACCACAATCAATAATTGGTCAAGTGGCACCACCTCCG CATACTCTTTTCTCAAGCTCTGACTCTGAGACTGAGGATGAAAAAGCTCcactcaaatttaaaaatattgcaGAGCTTCTTGAAGATGTAATCAAACCATTTTCCACGCTCAAAGTTGATGCAG ATGGAGAGACTGATGCTTCTTGGCGATCCGAATCGTCAAATGTTTACTTATGGTATGCTTCCTATGGCTCAAATATGTGGAGACCAAGATTTGATTGCTACATAGCAGGTGGACAG GTGGAAGGTATGCAGAAGCCGTGCTCTGGTTCAGTGAACAGTACTCTTCCGGAGGAGATCCTTTGGAAGACTTTCCCTTGTCATATATTTTTCGGTCGTGAATCCTCATGTTCATGGGGTCCTGGAGGTGTTGCGTTTCTTAATCCTGTACAAAACTCTCAGCACAAGACCTACATGTGCCTGTACAAAATATC GTTAGAGCAATTCAACGATATTTTATTCCAGGAAAATGGTTTAAGCCTTACCGCAGGCTCTTCTTTGTTTGATATTACTACTCTGAACGCCATCTCTACCAAGGAGTTCAGTACTCAAGAGGTTGTCAAG GATGGTTGGTATGGTAATGTTGTCTACTTAGGAAAGGAGCAGGACATTCCTATAATTACTATGAC GTGTTCGCATCTTGATATCGAGCACTTCAAATGTGGGAAGCTACCGGTGTGTGCGCCTAATAAATCATATGCAAATACCTTAATAAAAGGGTTGGTAGAGGGAGAACAGCTCTCAAAGGCGGAGGCCATTGCTCACATAGAAGCTGCTGCTAAATCCTTCGATTTGCCTTGTATTTATTCTTAA